One window of the Actinomyces wuliandei genome contains the following:
- a CDS encoding RNA polymerase-binding protein RbpA → MADRALRGMTIGAKSMESEDGVEFAERMMVRYECPVAHVTTIPMSTEAEVPASWECPECGRPAARRGEDEESDAEDPRKTPRTHWDMLLERRGVEELQALLDERLEMLRSGEVYRERL, encoded by the coding sequence ATGGCAGACCGAGCACTACGAGGTATGACCATTGGCGCGAAGTCGATGGAGTCGGAGGACGGCGTCGAGTTCGCTGAGCGGATGATGGTCAGGTATGAGTGTCCAGTCGCTCACGTCACCACGATTCCTATGTCCACTGAGGCAGAGGTGCCTGCCTCCTGGGAGTGCCCGGAGTGCGGCAGGCCAGCGGCCCGGCGCGGGGAGGATGAGGAGTCTGACGCTGAGGACCCTCGCAAGACCCCGCGTACGCACTGGGACATGCTGCTGGAGCGACGGGGGGTGGAGGAGCTCCAGGCCCTGCTGGACGAGCGCCTGGAGATGCTGCGCAGCGGTGAGGTCTACCGCGAGCGGCTGTAA
- a CDS encoding N-acyl homoserine lactonase family protein, which yields MLSSTTSSISPFGRSSATSTSATSLTVLQTGSVIVDEALPYHRDSDSPLAWAHVGRGRNHLVEIPVSCYLVEGPHGLVLVDAGFSIRNRTLLGQIANIRFQRTVTRILLPSGAAIHEQLEERGIRPQDLDLVVMSHLHCDHVDGVTHLREAPRILVSAPEWKAGNTDPFHYHRHEWRDARIDTFSWNTVVGPFGAGYDIFGDASLVMVALPGHSRGMCATVVRSQDQQVDAGPETWASGADAPGAYDPRKFVLLAADASYGQASYAEGLRPSVVVSADQAQRSLDWVRSVRKDPRCLGVLANHDPDVLPGTWHL from the coding sequence ATGCTTTCCAGCACTACGTCTAGTATTTCGCCCTTTGGCAGGTCGTCAGCTACGTCTACGTCGGCCACCTCCCTCACCGTCCTGCAGACGGGCTCGGTCATCGTTGACGAGGCCCTCCCGTACCACCGCGACAGCGACAGTCCTCTCGCCTGGGCACACGTTGGTCGGGGCCGCAACCATCTGGTCGAGATCCCGGTGTCCTGCTACCTTGTCGAGGGACCCCACGGCCTTGTCCTTGTCGATGCGGGGTTCAGCATCCGCAACCGGACGCTGCTGGGCCAGATTGCCAATATCCGTTTTCAGCGTACCGTGACCAGGATACTCCTGCCGAGCGGTGCGGCCATCCACGAGCAGCTGGAGGAACGTGGCATCCGTCCGCAGGACCTGGACCTCGTAGTCATGAGCCACCTCCACTGCGACCATGTTGACGGCGTGACCCACCTCAGGGAGGCACCGCGCATCCTCGTGTCCGCACCCGAGTGGAAGGCGGGCAACACGGACCCCTTCCACTACCACCGCCACGAGTGGAGGGACGCGCGGATCGACACGTTCTCCTGGAACACTGTCGTCGGCCCCTTCGGGGCAGGATACGACATCTTCGGTGACGCAAGTCTCGTCATGGTGGCTCTGCCCGGGCATTCCCGGGGAATGTGCGCCACTGTCGTGCGGTCCCAGGACCAGCAGGTTGACGCCGGTCCCGAGACATGGGCCAGCGGTGCTGACGCCCCGGGAGCCTACGATCCCCGCAAGTTCGTGCTCCTGGCCGCCGACGCCAGTTACGGGCAGGCCTCCTACGCGGAGGGGCTGCGTCCCAGTGTCGTCGTCAGTGCCGACCAGGCGCAGCGCTCTCTCGACTGGGTGCGCTCCGTCAGGAAGGACCCGCGCTGCCTGGGCGTTCTCGCCAACCACGACCCCGATGTCCTTCCGGGGACCTGGCACCTCTAG
- a CDS encoding GNAT family N-acetyltransferase has translation MTQPVRIRSAVMSDSPAVREIRNRAVRESLAIWTSREQTPEEAAAWLEPQVARGTALVAVEDTDSDSQVLGFAVATPWRSYEGYARTVEDSVYLSPAAQGHGTGGRLLDALVTACQRAGDRTIVAAIEAGNTVSVRMHQRHGFTVVGTIPQAGEKLGQVLDLTLMSRQLLPGAASAAAGHP, from the coding sequence GTGACTCAGCCTGTCCGTATCCGCTCCGCCGTCATGTCAGACTCCCCCGCTGTGCGCGAGATCCGCAATCGCGCCGTCCGGGAGTCACTGGCTATCTGGACCAGCCGTGAGCAGACACCGGAGGAGGCTGCTGCCTGGCTGGAACCGCAGGTTGCACGAGGTACCGCTCTTGTCGCCGTCGAGGACACGGACAGTGACTCGCAGGTCCTCGGGTTTGCCGTCGCCACGCCGTGGCGCAGCTATGAGGGCTATGCGCGCACGGTGGAGGACTCGGTCTACCTCTCCCCCGCCGCCCAGGGCCACGGCACGGGCGGTCGGCTTCTGGACGCGCTCGTCACGGCCTGTCAACGAGCGGGCGACCGGACCATAGTGGCAGCCATTGAGGCAGGAAACACTGTCTCTGTGCGAATGCACCAGCGCCACGGCTTTACCGTCGTCGGCACCATCCCCCAGGCTGGCGAGAAGCTCGGTCAGGTCCTGGACCTGACCCTCATGAGCCGCCAGCTACTTCCGGGGGCGGCCTCCGCTGCGGCTGGGCACCCCTAG
- the tatA gene encoding Sec-independent protein translocase subunit TatA, whose amino-acid sequence MGALRPTHWVVLIIIVVLIFGANRLPDIARSVGQSMKVFRKEVRDLREDEDKDGEPTAQIQQPQQGTYFTEPTQPGQSTGQQGQETGSRQ is encoded by the coding sequence ATGGGAGCCTTGAGGCCTACGCACTGGGTCGTCCTCATCATCATCGTCGTCCTCATCTTCGGGGCCAACCGGCTGCCCGATATCGCCAGGAGCGTCGGACAGTCCATGAAGGTCTTCCGGAAGGAGGTCAGGGACCTCCGCGAGGACGAGGACAAGGACGGGGAGCCGACCGCTCAGATTCAGCAGCCGCAGCAGGGCACCTACTTCACCGAGCCGACTCAGCCGGGGCAGTCCACTGGCCAGCAGGGCCAGGAGACCGGCTCCCGCCAGTAG
- a CDS encoding polyprenol monophosphomannose synthase, with product MLTLVIIPTYNEIDSLPTTLEGVRQHVPQAHVLVVDDGSPDGTGDYADDCAQTDDHVHVLHRSGKNGLGPAYLAGFSWALASGYELLVEMDADGSHRAQDLALLVQRAQMADEPDLVIGSRWVSGGATQGWDTRRVVLSRAGNLYISAMLGMRVKDATAGFRVYRASFLQKVELGGVEALGYGFQVNMTKIVDEVGGRIVEMPITFVERQAGQSKLSRGILTEELALVTRWGLARRGRQLRETMGRTVKAVRAARYSRSR from the coding sequence GTGCTGACACTTGTCATCATTCCCACCTACAACGAGATCGACTCCCTGCCGACCACGCTGGAGGGAGTCCGGCAGCACGTCCCCCAGGCGCACGTTCTTGTCGTTGACGACGGCTCTCCGGACGGTACCGGCGACTACGCCGACGACTGCGCCCAGACTGACGACCACGTCCACGTCCTGCACCGCTCGGGCAAGAACGGCCTGGGACCCGCCTACCTGGCCGGCTTCTCCTGGGCACTGGCCTCTGGCTACGAGCTGCTGGTCGAGATGGACGCCGACGGCTCCCACAGGGCACAGGACCTGGCACTTCTTGTCCAAAGGGCGCAGATGGCCGACGAGCCAGACCTGGTGATCGGCTCGCGCTGGGTCTCCGGTGGGGCCACCCAAGGCTGGGACACGAGGCGGGTAGTGCTCTCTCGCGCCGGCAACCTCTACATCAGCGCCATGCTGGGCATGCGCGTCAAGGACGCGACAGCAGGGTTCCGGGTCTACCGTGCCTCCTTCCTCCAGAAGGTGGAGCTGGGAGGGGTCGAGGCCCTGGGCTATGGCTTCCAGGTCAACATGACCAAGATCGTTGACGAGGTCGGAGGCCGCATCGTCGAGATGCCTATCACCTTTGTGGAGCGGCAGGCAGGACAGTCCAAGCTGTCGAGAGGTATCCTCACCGAGGAGCTGGCGCTGGTCACACGCTGGGGCCTGGCCAGGCGTGGCAGGCAGCTGCGCGAGACCATGGGCAGGACGGTGAAAGCAGTGAGAGCAGCTCGTTACAGCCGCTCGCGGTAG
- the lnt gene encoding apolipoprotein N-acyltransferase gives MVRRVAQHVRSLLPVLLATAAGVLTWTGFPPLGLWPAAVAGPGGLMILTRGRGAWAGAGLGLAYGVGFFTPLLHFTAVAMGNPVGWGALVSFEALYLALLGSVWATVSRLPILDDTGGTASDRTRSPARGRRLPSGAARAVVRIVVFTLLWAGAEELRSSWPLGGFPFGRLAFAMADAPMLPTAAYGGSLGLSLLAAAAGACGAEALGGLRHARPLPALAGAAGAMVLVLAPGAAASWASSTLQARDEGSVRIGAVQGNVAENFEDAFAHALEVTTNHAEATHRLAADSGTGTLDLVVWPENAADLDPRSHAASAVVVDDAARAVGTPLLLGAVPYEDGVRYNDVLVWTAGEGAGDYYRKHRPVPFGEYVPARDLVRQVTTQVDRVSVDLLPGTGPHTLTVPAAAQDREVTLAMGICFEVAYDDTLRSGVLQGGQAIIIPTNNASFLHSGEAAQQLAQGRVQAVVHGRSLVQVSTVGYTAVIAPDGVVQQVTEPYTQASLVADVGLRGSLTVADRLGDWPARGVLGLSAILVLAGMVEAARHRVAVPRPGS, from the coding sequence ATGGTCCGGCGTGTAGCCCAGCACGTCAGGAGCCTGCTCCCGGTGCTCCTGGCCACGGCTGCAGGGGTGCTCACCTGGACAGGCTTCCCTCCGCTGGGGCTGTGGCCCGCTGCCGTCGCGGGTCCCGGCGGCCTCATGATCCTGACCCGGGGACGAGGTGCCTGGGCAGGCGCCGGGCTCGGACTGGCCTACGGAGTGGGCTTCTTCACACCGCTGCTGCATTTTACCGCCGTAGCCATGGGCAATCCCGTGGGCTGGGGGGCTCTTGTCTCCTTCGAGGCCCTCTACCTGGCGCTTCTGGGCAGTGTCTGGGCCACGGTCAGCCGCCTACCGATCCTGGACGACACTGGTGGGACGGCCTCGGACCGGACTCGCTCACCCGCCCGAGGCCGTCGGCTCCCGTCCGGCGCCGCGCGCGCGGTGGTCCGCATAGTGGTCTTTACCCTCCTGTGGGCGGGGGCGGAGGAGCTGCGGTCCTCCTGGCCACTGGGAGGGTTCCCCTTCGGTCGGCTGGCCTTTGCCATGGCAGACGCGCCGATGCTGCCGACAGCCGCCTACGGCGGCAGCCTGGGCCTGAGCCTCCTGGCCGCCGCCGCCGGTGCCTGCGGGGCTGAGGCCCTGGGCGGGCTCAGGCACGCACGCCCTCTTCCAGCACTCGCTGGCGCTGCTGGTGCCATGGTGCTGGTCCTGGCGCCCGGCGCTGCTGCCTCCTGGGCCTCCTCCACGCTGCAGGCCCGGGACGAGGGCAGTGTCCGCATCGGTGCCGTCCAGGGCAACGTGGCTGAGAACTTTGAGGACGCCTTCGCCCACGCCCTGGAGGTGACCACGAACCATGCCGAGGCCACGCACCGGCTTGCAGCCGACTCGGGCACCGGCACCCTCGACCTGGTCGTCTGGCCGGAGAACGCAGCCGACCTGGACCCCCGCTCCCACGCTGCCAGCGCCGTCGTCGTCGACGACGCGGCGCGTGCCGTCGGTACGCCCCTTCTCCTGGGGGCTGTCCCCTATGAGGACGGCGTCCGCTACAACGACGTCCTCGTCTGGACCGCCGGGGAGGGTGCCGGAGACTACTACCGCAAGCACCGTCCTGTCCCCTTCGGGGAGTACGTCCCGGCCCGTGACCTGGTGCGGCAGGTGACGACCCAGGTTGACCGCGTCAGCGTTGACCTGCTGCCTGGCACCGGACCCCACACCCTCACGGTGCCAGCCGCTGCCCAGGACCGCGAGGTCACCCTGGCCATGGGTATCTGCTTCGAGGTCGCCTACGACGACACGCTGCGCTCCGGAGTGCTCCAGGGCGGCCAGGCCATCATTATCCCCACGAACAACGCCTCCTTCCTGCACTCGGGCGAGGCGGCCCAGCAGCTCGCCCAGGGACGGGTCCAGGCGGTCGTCCACGGGCGCAGCCTGGTCCAGGTCTCCACCGTGGGATACACGGCGGTTATCGCTCCCGACGGGGTGGTACAGCAGGTCACTGAGCCGTACACCCAGGCGAGCCTCGTGGCAGACGTCGGACTGCGCGGCTCACTGACTGTCGCGGACCGGCTCGGTGACTGGCCCGCGCGTGGCGTGCTCGGCCTGTCGGCGATCCTGGTCCTAGCGGGTATGGTGGAGGCGGCGCGCCACCGGGTGGCAGTGCCACGGCCGGGCTCGTAA
- a CDS encoding DEAD/DEAH box helicase → MRSPAQRYADSRRRQAALRTELTRFVSTCPFPLDDFQEEACAALEDGDGVLVAAPTGAGKTVVGEFAVHLGLARGLKTFYTTPIKALSNQKYLDLVDRHGTERVGLLTGDTSVSPHAQVVVMTTEVLRNMLYSGSHELDQLGFVVMDEVHYLADRFRGPVWEEVMIHLAPQVQVVSLSATVSNAEEFGAWLGEVRGPTAVVVSEHRPVPLTQHMMVGGRILPLYASSDSPDPVEDLTEDLSKDLNEDLGASAGAPPGSQHPTSVSLEEPGQDSPQINPELLTAVAAARRTATVQTDSRSPGYSPTGRAYRPRRAGDSRVLGQRRGSTARERRRRDRVGTSRAEQGQDHGHGCGHSGHDRGRHRGHSRGVRRARLSPPSRVSVVTALERARLLPAIVFVFSRAGCEQAVTQVVAAGTVLTTEREAEQIRQVIERHTASIPSRDLDVLGFHAWAHALERGVAAHHAGLLPVFKETVEELFSVGLVKVVYATETLSLGINMPARTVVLESLRKWNGSAHVPLSPGEYTQLTGRAGRRGIDVEGHAVVLAADDVEPDTVSSLASRRTYPLVSAFRPTYNMAVNLLARTSRTRAREILESSFAQFQADRSVVEIAAQVRRKRRRLEDLEEAMACSLGDFREYARLRQDIAEAEADLSRQGAAARRAETARTMTSLSRGDVVAYRKGRRHLHGVVLEVGADRSGTPTLTAVGEDGRVHTLTPDTSPQGVLRVGRLRVDQRADPRNARDREQMVNRLRHALRAGELETGRQPHRSHPGRARGHGDHGNQGDVAARIDQLRQQMRSHPCHGCPDREEHARTGRRWARQLAEIERLHARVETRTGTIARLFDAVCQILVDLGYLEPTGEQREQLRVTSAGRLLARIYAERDLLVAECLRTGVWEGLGSGELAAALSAFVYEPRVPARLVGPPVAAGSSLGQALRAQHNVARRVNDLEQLAGIEPSSGSEPALAGSVLAWCEGADLAEIMDGGDLTAGDFVRWCKQILDVVSQVASLPSLSADSARAQAVRVVSQCAAEAAQDLDRGVVAWSGV, encoded by the coding sequence ATGAGGTCGCCTGCACAACGTTATGCCGACTCCCGACGTCGCCAGGCAGCGCTGCGCACTGAGCTGACCCGGTTCGTCTCCACCTGCCCTTTCCCGCTCGACGACTTTCAGGAGGAGGCCTGCGCTGCCCTGGAGGACGGTGACGGCGTCCTTGTCGCCGCCCCGACAGGGGCTGGCAAGACCGTCGTCGGTGAGTTCGCGGTCCACCTGGGACTGGCCCGAGGGCTCAAGACCTTCTACACCACTCCGATCAAGGCCCTGTCCAACCAGAAGTACCTGGACCTTGTCGACCGCCACGGGACGGAGCGTGTCGGCCTGCTCACCGGTGACACCTCGGTCAGCCCGCACGCCCAAGTCGTTGTCATGACCACCGAGGTGCTGCGCAACATGCTCTACTCCGGCTCGCACGAGCTGGACCAGCTCGGCTTCGTCGTCATGGACGAGGTCCACTACCTGGCTGACCGGTTTCGGGGCCCGGTGTGGGAGGAGGTGATGATCCACCTGGCGCCGCAGGTCCAGGTGGTCTCCCTGTCCGCCACCGTGTCCAACGCTGAGGAGTTCGGTGCCTGGCTGGGGGAGGTCCGAGGCCCGACGGCGGTCGTGGTCTCCGAGCACCGTCCTGTGCCCCTCACCCAGCACATGATGGTGGGGGGGCGCATTCTTCCCCTGTACGCCTCCTCCGACTCACCCGACCCGGTCGAGGACTTGACTGAGGATCTCAGCAAGGACCTGAATGAGGACCTCGGTGCCTCCGCTGGTGCCCCTCCGGGCTCCCAGCACCCCACATCCGTCTCCCTGGAGGAGCCAGGACAGGACAGCCCCCAGATCAACCCCGAGCTGCTCACAGCGGTGGCCGCCGCTCGCCGGACCGCGACCGTGCAGACCGACTCCCGCAGCCCGGGGTACTCCCCGACAGGCCGGGCCTATCGTCCCCGGCGGGCAGGAGACAGCAGGGTCCTGGGGCAGCGCCGGGGCAGTACCGCACGGGAGAGAAGACGTCGTGACCGTGTAGGCACCTCCCGGGCAGAACAGGGACAGGACCATGGGCACGGCTGCGGACACAGCGGACACGACCGTGGTCGGCACCGTGGGCACAGCCGTGGGGTCCGCCGTGCACGCCTGAGTCCTCCCTCCCGTGTGTCTGTCGTGACAGCACTTGAGCGTGCCCGGCTGCTGCCTGCCATCGTCTTCGTCTTCTCCCGGGCAGGCTGCGAGCAGGCTGTCACCCAGGTCGTGGCCGCTGGAACCGTCCTGACCACCGAGCGAGAGGCGGAGCAGATCCGCCAGGTCATCGAGCGACATACTGCGAGCATCCCGTCCAGGGACCTGGACGTGCTCGGCTTCCACGCCTGGGCACACGCCCTGGAGCGCGGCGTCGCTGCTCACCACGCGGGTCTGCTCCCGGTGTTCAAGGAGACCGTCGAGGAGCTCTTCAGCGTCGGCCTGGTCAAGGTCGTCTACGCGACTGAGACGCTGTCGCTGGGTATCAACATGCCGGCGCGGACCGTCGTCCTGGAGTCCCTGCGCAAGTGGAACGGATCTGCCCACGTCCCCCTCAGCCCCGGGGAGTACACTCAGCTCACCGGCCGTGCGGGGCGACGAGGCATCGACGTGGAGGGGCACGCGGTGGTCCTGGCAGCTGACGACGTCGAGCCGGACACCGTCTCCTCCCTGGCGTCACGCCGCACCTACCCTCTGGTCTCCGCGTTCAGGCCGACCTACAACATGGCAGTCAACCTCCTGGCCCGCACCTCCCGGACCAGGGCCCGAGAGATCCTGGAGTCCTCCTTCGCCCAGTTCCAGGCTGACCGCAGCGTGGTGGAGATCGCAGCCCAGGTTCGACGGAAACGCCGTCGGCTTGAGGACCTGGAGGAGGCTATGGCCTGCTCCCTGGGTGACTTCCGGGAGTACGCACGCCTGCGTCAGGACATCGCCGAGGCCGAGGCCGACCTCTCCCGGCAGGGGGCTGCCGCCCGTCGCGCCGAGACGGCACGGACGATGACCTCATTGAGCAGGGGAGACGTTGTGGCCTACCGCAAGGGTCGTCGTCACCTGCACGGAGTCGTGCTCGAGGTCGGTGCCGACCGCAGCGGTACCCCGACGCTGACTGCCGTGGGTGAGGACGGCCGCGTACACACCCTGACCCCGGACACCTCCCCGCAGGGGGTACTGCGTGTCGGACGGCTGCGGGTGGATCAGCGAGCGGACCCGCGCAACGCCCGGGACCGCGAGCAGATGGTCAACAGGCTGCGACACGCCCTGCGCGCGGGGGAGCTGGAGACGGGGCGCCAGCCACACCGCTCACATCCGGGCCGGGCGCGTGGGCACGGAGACCACGGAAACCAGGGGGACGTAGCAGCCCGGATCGACCAGCTGCGCCAGCAGATGCGCAGCCACCCGTGCCACGGGTGCCCGGACAGGGAGGAGCACGCTCGTACCGGGCGCAGGTGGGCCAGGCAGCTCGCTGAGATCGAGCGGCTCCATGCCCGGGTGGAGACCCGTACCGGTACCATCGCGCGCCTGTTCGACGCTGTGTGCCAGATCCTGGTCGATCTGGGCTACCTGGAGCCGACCGGGGAGCAGCGCGAGCAGCTGCGTGTCACCAGTGCGGGCAGGCTCCTGGCCCGGATCTACGCTGAGCGGGATCTTCTTGTCGCCGAGTGCCTGCGTACCGGCGTGTGGGAGGGCCTGGGCTCCGGCGAACTCGCGGCGGCGCTGAGCGCCTTCGTCTACGAGCCTCGTGTACCAGCCCGACTGGTAGGTCCGCCCGTGGCAGCAGGATCGTCTTTGGGCCAGGCGCTACGTGCCCAGCACAACGTGGCCCGGCGTGTCAACGACCTGGAGCAGCTGGCAGGGATCGAACCTTCCTCCGGGTCAGAGCCTGCCCTGGCCGGCTCTGTCCTGGCCTGGTGCGAGGGCGCGGACCTGGCTGAGATCATGGACGGCGGCGACCTGACCGCAGGGGACTTCGTACGCTGGTGCAAGCAGATCCTGGACGTGGTTAGCCAGGTCGCCTCCCTGCCGAGCCTGTCCGCGGACTCGGCTCGGGCGCAGGCAGTCAGGGTCGTGTCCCAGTGTGCCGCCGAGGCGGCACAGGACCTGGACAGGGGAGTCGTGGCATGGTCCGGCGTGTAG
- the tatC gene encoding twin-arginine translocase subunit TatC yields MPKLPRVSMASRKDNPEARMSVGEHLRELRNRLIISVIGILVGAVAGYLAYEWAFSIIAYPIENANARGANLAINFNTVLGSFDMRIRVSLWLGLIVSSPLWMYEFWAFVGPGMTRREKMYTWAYGLAGLLLFTMGVGVGVVILPHAVWILTSFIPSFVTATGFIDASLYLSFVMRLVLVFGLAFLLPELMVALNQLGLVRGRTLLKGWRWAVVGIFALMAVANPLPDPWSMIFMALPICGLYFLACFIAVRHDKRVERRRARLDAELDAALADA; encoded by the coding sequence GTGCCCAAGCTTCCCAGGGTCTCCATGGCCAGTCGCAAGGACAACCCCGAGGCGCGGATGTCTGTCGGGGAGCACCTGCGAGAGCTGCGCAACCGCCTCATCATCTCCGTCATCGGAATCCTGGTGGGTGCGGTCGCCGGCTACCTGGCCTACGAGTGGGCCTTCAGCATCATCGCCTACCCGATCGAGAACGCCAACGCCAGGGGCGCCAACCTGGCCATCAACTTCAACACGGTGCTGGGCTCCTTCGACATGCGGATCCGGGTCTCCCTGTGGCTGGGGCTCATTGTCTCCTCACCCCTGTGGATGTACGAGTTCTGGGCCTTCGTCGGCCCGGGCATGACCCGCAGGGAGAAGATGTACACCTGGGCTTACGGCCTGGCTGGTCTCCTGCTCTTCACCATGGGAGTGGGCGTCGGTGTCGTCATCCTCCCGCACGCCGTGTGGATCCTCACCAGCTTTATCCCCTCCTTCGTCACCGCCACCGGATTTATTGACGCCAGCCTCTACCTGTCCTTCGTCATGCGCCTGGTCCTGGTCTTCGGCCTGGCCTTCCTCCTGCCCGAGCTCATGGTGGCGCTCAACCAGCTGGGGCTGGTACGGGGCAGGACCCTGCTCAAGGGCTGGCGGTGGGCCGTGGTGGGGATATTCGCCCTCATGGCGGTGGCAAACCCGCTGCCGGACCCCTGGTCCATGATCTTCATGGCGCTGCCGATCTGCGGGCTGTACTTCCTAGCTTGCTTCATCGCCGTGCGCCACGACAAGCGTGTGGAGCGCAGGCGCGCCCGGCTCGACGCCGAGCTGGATGCCGCCTTGGCCGACGCCTAG
- a CDS encoding 6-phosphofructokinase, which translates to MTKRIGILTAGGDAPGLNAAIRGLGKAAIQEHGWELIGFRDGMRGLAENRFTSLDSSALSGILTTGGTMLGTSRDKVHRMLVDGEVRDMVPTIVENYEKDQLDALVCLGGGGTAKNARRLMDAGLNVVHLPKTIDNDIVHTDTSFGFATALEIATEAVDRLHSTAHSHHRIILTEIMGHRAGWLALGAGIAGGADVILLPEIPYSVEAIASKIERRRAHGSTFSVVAVAEGALSLADHQELEHARALVKDASSPESKAVAKRGVKALEASHRANTFTLAEQLEAATGLEARVSILGYVQRGGSPCGADRMLGTRLGVAAASAIAEGSYGVMVADRGQGTALVPLKDVAGHVKYVPADHEWIQAARAVGTALGD; encoded by the coding sequence ATGACCAAGCGCATCGGCATCCTGACAGCGGGTGGGGACGCCCCCGGCCTCAACGCGGCGATTCGGGGACTCGGCAAGGCCGCCATCCAGGAGCACGGGTGGGAGCTGATCGGCTTCCGTGACGGGATGCGGGGACTCGCGGAGAACCGCTTCACCAGCCTGGACTCCTCGGCACTGTCAGGCATCCTCACGACTGGCGGCACCATGCTGGGGACCAGTCGGGACAAGGTGCACCGTATGCTGGTTGACGGCGAGGTCCGGGACATGGTGCCCACCATCGTCGAGAACTACGAGAAGGACCAGCTTGACGCCCTGGTCTGCCTGGGAGGGGGCGGCACCGCCAAGAACGCACGCAGGCTCATGGACGCGGGCCTCAACGTCGTCCACCTGCCCAAGACCATTGACAACGACATCGTCCACACCGACACGTCCTTCGGATTCGCCACGGCCCTGGAGATCGCCACCGAGGCGGTGGACCGTCTCCACTCCACCGCCCACTCCCACCACCGAATCATCCTCACCGAGATCATGGGCCACCGTGCCGGGTGGCTGGCGCTAGGCGCCGGCATAGCCGGAGGTGCCGACGTCATCCTGCTGCCCGAGATCCCCTACTCGGTGGAGGCCATCGCCAGCAAGATCGAACGACGCAGGGCACACGGCTCCACCTTCTCAGTCGTGGCGGTGGCCGAGGGCGCCCTGAGCCTGGCGGACCACCAGGAGCTGGAGCACGCTCGTGCGCTGGTCAAGGACGCCTCCTCACCGGAGAGCAAGGCCGTGGCCAAGCGCGGGGTCAAGGCCCTGGAGGCCTCGCACCGGGCCAACACCTTCACCCTGGCTGAGCAGCTGGAGGCAGCCACTGGTCTGGAGGCCAGAGTGTCCATCCTGGGCTACGTGCAGCGAGGCGGGTCGCCCTGCGGGGCGGACCGTATGCTGGGAACTCGCCTGGGCGTCGCCGCTGCCAGTGCCATCGCCGAGGGCAGCTATGGGGTCATGGTCGCCGACCGGGGGCAGGGCACCGCCCTGGTCCCACTCAAGGACGTTGCCGGACACGTCAAGTATGTGCCTGCCGACCACGAGTGGATCCAGGCTGCCCGCGCCGTCGGGACGGCACTGGGGGACTAG